From the genome of Nakamurella flavida:
TTCAGGCATCGGTGGGGGTCTGCGGGTCGGTGTCGAGCGCGATCCGGGTGCGGCGGCGGGCGTTGTCCCGGGCCTCCTGCGACAGACCGGTCGCGTCCACGAGATGGGGGAGCAGATCGGGTTCCGTGGTCATCGCCCGGAAGGCCAGGGCCACGGTGATGCCGTGATCGGGCGTGGACAGCACGGTGATCGGATCGCCGGCCCGGACCGCACCGGGGGTGACGACGCGGAAGTAGGTGCCGGGGGCCGCTGCCTCGGTGAAGCGCCGCATCCACGCCCGCTCGTCCAGGAAGGTGGCGAAGGTCCGACAGGGGATCCGGGGGTCGCTGACCTCCAGCACGAGCCCGTCGCCGATCCGCCACCGCTCGCCGACGACGGTGTCGCTGACGGAGATGCCGGTGGTGGTGAGGTTCTCGCCGAAGCAGCCGGACGGCAGGGTCCGGCCGAGCTCGGACTCCCAGCGGTCCAGGTCCTCCCGGGCGTAGGCGTAGACGGCCTGGTCGTCCCCGCCGTGGTGGCGCAGGTTGCAGACGTCGTCGCCGGCCATCCCGCTGCCGGCCACCCCCCTGCGGCCGGGGGCGGTGACCTGGACCGGGTGGTCCACCGGACGCTTGTCGATCCCCGAGGTGCGTGACCAGGTGCTCCGGGGCGCGCTGACGGTGCGGGCGGTGGCGAGGTTGACCGAGAGAACGCGCGACATGGTGATCACCGTAGTGCGCGCCCGCACGTCACACGGGGAGTCGGCGGGGACGGCTGCGTCCACTCCGCGACCGGGGACGGCGGGGACGAGCGTCACCTCGGGTCGTCCTGGGGGGAGGAGATGTCGTGCAGGACCACCGAGGTCGAGCACCCGAACCGCCACCGGCGGGGTCGGCCGGCCGAGCAGCTCGCGCACCCGCCGGCGGACTCAGCGCACCGCGGATCTGGCCGCCACCCGGGTGGTCCGCAGGTTGTGGTGGGCGGCTTCCAGGATCGCCGCGGCCGGATCGCCGTCGGTCGGCCACGTCGCCGTGCTGCAGGTGACTGCGGCGGGTATGCGCCTGCCGAACAGACGCAGCGGCTCGGACACGGCCTCGGTGACCTGCTCGATCAGATCGCCGGCCACGGCTGCGGTGTCGGCCCGGGGGACGCGCCGGGCCAGGACGAAGGTGTCGGCGTCCAGCCGGGCCACGACGTCGCCCGGTGCGGCCAGTTCGCTGAGTCTGCGCCCCACGTGGATGAGCAGTCGGTTGCCGACCTCGTAGTCGTAGGCCTCGTTGACCCGTTGGAAGTTCTCGATGTCCAGGTAGACGACCACGGCCCCGTCCGCGTCGGTGGCGGCCGACTGCCAGGACTGCAACGTGTCGGTGACGCGCTTCCGGTTGCCCAGACCGGTCAGCGAATCGGTGGTCGCCTGCTCGGTCAGCTCGCGCTGCAGCTCGACCTGGTCGGTGACGTCGATCTGCACGCCGATGAGATGCGTGATCTGCCCGGCGTCGTCGCGCACGGTCGAGATGGTGAGCTCGTTGTGGAACGGCGTGCCGTCCTTGCGGTGGTTCAGCAACACGGTGCGCGAATCGCGGCCCTCCTGGATGGCCGCCCGGATGCTCCGGACCACCGCCGGGTCGGTGTCCGGGCCCTGCAGGAACCGGCAGTTGCGTCCGAGGACCTCGTCCGCCTCGTATCCGGTCATGTCGGTGAACGACTGGTTGACGTACACCAGCGGAAGGTCGGGCTGTGCGGCATCGGCGATGGTGCTGCCGTGTTGTGCCGCCCCGATCGCGCGGAGCAGGACCCGCGGGAGTTCCTCCGTGGCGATGTTGACGGCGTGGTCTACCGAAGTCATGCGGTGATCATGCCCGATGGGGTCCGGGGACGGTGTCGGTCGGTCGGACCGCCTGCACCCCGGGGTGTCGGTCCACCGGGGCTCTCGTCGGCCGGGACCTGAGCTCCCCCCGTCGTGGTTCTGACGACGTACGGCGAGGCACCGAGACACGGCGAGACACGGCGAGAAAGGCAGAGGCACAGGGGATGTCGGTCGACCGACCGGAGGATGTGCCCGCGCAGGCGAACGCCGAGCCGCGCCGACGAGCGGCCGAGCGGGGGCGCCTCGGGCCGGGCTTGCGGGTCCTCACCGACCGGCGATGCGTGGTGATCGCGGTCGGGTCCGGAGACGACGGCCCCCGGGGGGACGTGACCCCAGCCCCCACGGGCGACTCCTCACCGAGGTGTGTCAGGAGTCCGGGGCGGGGTCGCCGGTGTCCTCGTGTGCTGACGGGACCGGGAGGGGATGGGTCAGGTACTGCTGGATCGTCTCGCCGACCAGGGCGATCAGGACGGGTTCCGGGACGGCTGCGGCGTCCTCCAGCGCGAAGACGAACCGGGTGAACGCCAGTCCGACCATCTGGCCGGTGATCAGCCCACCGCGGATGCTGGTCTCCTGCGGGGGCAGGCCGCGGGTGATGGCGGGGACGAGGCCCTCGGTGAAGATCATCCGCACGCGGGCCATCGCGGTGTGGTCGTGCGCGGCGATGAGCAGGACGGTGCGCAGCACCCTGGCCAGATCGGGGTCCGACCAGAGCGCCAGCATGGCGCGGACGGCTGCCTCGCCGCGCCGCGACACCGGCACGTCGACGCTCGCGCGGATGTGGTCCAGGAACCGGTCGGGCACGGTGATGCACGCGTCGAACAGGGACGGCTTGTCGGTGAAGTAGTAGCGGACGAGTTTGGTGTCGACCCCGGCGATGCGGGCGACCCCCTGCAG
Proteins encoded in this window:
- a CDS encoding MOSC domain-containing protein — translated: MSRVLSVNLATARTVSAPRSTWSRTSGIDKRPVDHPVQVTAPGRRGVAGSGMAGDDVCNLRHHGGDDQAVYAYAREDLDRWESELGRTLPSGCFGENLTTTGISVSDTVVGERWRIGDGLVLEVSDPRIPCRTFATFLDERAWMRRFTEAAAPGTYFRVVTPGAVRAGDPITVLSTPDHGITVALAFRAMTTEPDLLPHLVDATGLSQEARDNARRRTRIALDTDPQTPTDA
- a CDS encoding diguanylate cyclase domain-containing protein; amino-acid sequence: MTSVDHAVNIATEELPRVLLRAIGAAQHGSTIADAAQPDLPLVYVNQSFTDMTGYEADEVLGRNCRFLQGPDTDPAVVRSIRAAIQEGRDSRTVLLNHRKDGTPFHNELTISTVRDDAGQITHLIGVQIDVTDQVELQRELTEQATTDSLTGLGNRKRVTDTLQSWQSAATDADGAVVVYLDIENFQRVNEAYDYEVGNRLLIHVGRRLSELAAPGDVVARLDADTFVLARRVPRADTAAVAGDLIEQVTEAVSEPLRLFGRRIPAAVTCSTATWPTDGDPAAAILEAAHHNLRTTRVAARSAVR
- a CDS encoding TetR/AcrR family transcriptional regulator → MLRGPKAARGQIAESILTAAREEFAAHGYAATTLQGVARIAGVDTKLVRYYFTDKPSLFDACITVPDRFLDHIRASVDVPVSRRGEAAVRAMLALWSDPDLARVLRTVLLIAAHDHTAMARVRMIFTEGLVPAITRGLPPQETSIRGGLITGQMVGLAFTRFVFALEDAAAVPEPVLIALVGETIQQYLTHPLPVPSAHEDTGDPAPDS